CAAAGGCCACGTGATGCCGCTGAAGATGTTCAGAGCCATAACGGTCGCCCCCAGCGCCGCGCCCACGGCGGAGACTTTCGCCAGCAACAACGTCTGAACGCGAATTGGCAGCGGAGCCAATACCAACATGTCGCGGCGATCAGGGAACGATGAGTCCCAGCTCAAAACAGCGAAGAGCCCTACCACGAGCATGGTGGTCGAAATGAGGAAGTGCTCCATCGTCCAGCATTGCGCGATGCCCGCAGGCCCGGGCGGCGCACTTCCCATAAACAGCGCGACGAGGGCCATAATCACGCTGAAGAACAACAGCAGAGATGCGAAATGGCCCAACAGTTTCGCCAGATCGCCTTCAGGGGCTAGCAGTTCCAAATCGACAATCCGAAACAGAAACTGCCGAAACAGCACGCGAAACTGGACCTTCTCAATATTTGAAAGCATCAGGCTTGTATGAGATCGGCGATTTGCCGCGAAATTGAGGCCGTGTCCTGCTCAACTGCCAACTGGGAGAAGATGGCCTCCAGATTGGGCGCTGCCATCAAAGCCCGCAAGCTCTCGATCGAATCGTCGGCGACGATTCTGCCCCCATGCAGGATCACCACACGCGAGGCGACCCGCTCGACGGTCTCAAGTTCGTGTGAGCTGAACACGACGACTTTCCCGCGAGCCGCAAGCTCCTGAATCAGTGTTCGCAGGATCAGCGCGGAAGAAACATCCAGTCCCGAAAACGGCTCGTCGAGCAGAACCAGATCGGGATTGTGCAACAGGGCTGCGGTGATAAGAATCTTCTGGCGCATGCCCTTCGAGTAAGAGGATAGAGGCGAATGTCGCTCGGCGTGTAAAGCAAATAACTGTAGCAGGCCGTCAATCCGTTCCGCTGTTCTCTTTTCGGGCAAGCCGCGAAGCTGTCCGATCATAACCAGGTACTCGAGCCCGGTCAGGTGTGCGTACAGGTAAGGTTCTTCCGGCACGTATCCCATGCGCTGCTTGTAGGAAGTCAGATCGCTGCGAATCGGTACACCGTCGAACAGTATCTCGCCCGAGGTCATTTCCAGTAGGCCCGTGATCATCTTCATCGTCGTGGACTTGCCCGACCCATTTGGACCGAGGTACCCGGTTATCTCTCCGGCACGGGCAGTGAAAGTCACATCATCAACCGCCCGAATTCCCGAGAATCTCTTGCAAACGTGACGAAGCTCCAGCATGCAGCTCATGCCTCCAGCAGACACCATATGCGTGCAGTATGTTCCTACGAGTTCGTGAGTATGGCAATGGATGTTGAGCGTTGCTCTCGGCCTGCAGAGTTGAGGTTTCGCATTAGAGCGCGTGGACTGAGTGGAGCCGTAGAGCACAGAATGTACTCCGGTTTCAGACGCCGAGAGTCGGCACGCGCCACTTGAGCCGCGGGAATCTTGCGTAGTCTCTATCCAGAGTGATCCATTCAGAGCCGGATTCGATAGCGAGTGCGGCATACCAGGCATCCGATACTAAACTGCCCCGCACGTCGGATGTTCTGCAGAGATCGGCAAAGATTCTCCAGTGGTCCGGTCCCGGCTGAATTACAACACAGTGCGGCTGAGCGATCAGTAGTTCACAGAAATCCAGCGCTTCGGCACAGGTGCTCGGGCGAGCAAAGATCCGCGAATGTGTAGCTATGCGAACAAGCGCACTTAATACCTGAAGCGACATTCCGTAACGGGAACTTCCGTTCAGGATTCCGCTCAGCCATGTGTGACACAAGACATGATCGCCAGCATCGGAGCGGAAGGCGTTTACAAGGACATTGACATCGGCGAGGATCACAGTCCTTCAAGCCGATCTTCCAGATCGCTACTACGGTTAAGATCAACGCCGGGCAGAGTACCGCCTCGCATTTTGGATACCGGCAACTGAACTCTGGATCGTCGAGCAGGTTTCGAACTTGTAAGAACCATCTTCAGGCCTTCTTCCAGAACTGAAGTGAGGGTACGCCCCTCATCTGCAGCCTTTCTCTTTGCCCGGCGAAGCAGGTCTTGGGACAGTCTCACTGTGGTGCGCATATGTCTCATTGTACCATCAATATGTCTAAGCCAAAAACCATCCGAGTCATTCATGCAGTTGAGCGAACAAGTTCGCATATTGACGAGGTGGTATTGGAGCACAAGTGTGCGCATTGCAACCTGAATCGAGAGTGTCCCGCGACGTGCCTAATTTCCGGTCGTGATCACCACCCGAAAGCGCGCCTTGTTGCTCATCATGCGGTCGTAAGCCTCTTGAGCTTTTTCGAGCGGAAAGGTCTCGATCATCGGACGTACACCGGTCATTGCCGAGAACCTCATCGTGTCTTCCGAATCGATTGAGGATCCGGAGGGCCATCCATAGAGTCCGGAGCGTTTGCCGATGAAGCTGACGGTGTTGAGCTGCATGGGTGTGAAGTCGGCGCCGAGGACGATCAGGCGTCCATCGAGCGACAGGCCGCCCATTGTTGCGGCCATTGCCTGCGCATTGGTTGCAGTGGCGAGGATGATTCTCGCCCCGCCGAGTTTCTGCAACTCGGCAGCAGGATCTGTGGCTGCGCTGTCTATGTAGTGCTGCGCGCCGAGCTCTTTTGCCAGCGGTTCTTTGTCTTTTCCGCGTGCGATCGCGATAGTGCGGAAGCCCATCTTCGCTGCGAACTGGACTCCAAGGTGTCCCAGACCACCTATTCCGAGCACTGCGACCGTATCTCCGCCCCGCGCCCCGCTATTGCGCAGCGAGTTGAAGGTCGTGATCCCAGCGCACACCAGGGGCCCAGCTTCCGCCGGACTGATCTCGTTGGGAATTAGCGCCAGCCCTTCAAAGGGCACC
This sequence is a window from Terriglobales bacterium. Protein-coding genes within it:
- a CDS encoding ABC transporter ATP-binding protein, producing MVSAGGMSCMLELRHVCKRFSGIRAVDDVTFTARAGEITGYLGPNGSGKSTTMKMITGLLEMTSGEILFDGVPIRSDLTSYKQRMGYVPEEPYLYAHLTGLEYLVMIGQLRGLPEKRTAERIDGLLQLFALHAERHSPLSSYSKGMRQKILITAALLHNPDLVLLDEPFSGLDVSSALILRTLIQELAARGKVVVFSSHELETVERVASRVVILHGGRIVADDSIESLRALMAAPNLEAIFSQLAVEQDTASISRQIADLIQA
- a CDS encoding type II toxin-antitoxin system VapC family toxin, translated to MILADVNVLVNAFRSDAGDHVLCHTWLSGILNGSSRYGMSLQVLSALVRIATHSRIFARPSTCAEALDFCELLIAQPHCVVIQPGPDHWRIFADLCRTSDVRGSLVSDAWYAALAIESGSEWITLDRDYARFPRLKWRVPTLGV
- a CDS encoding alcohol dehydrogenase; its protein translation is MPKVRAVQVSSAGGPFEMVEREIPQPGPRQVRVKVQACGLCHSDSLTKEGHWPGITYPRVPGHEVAGVIDALGPDVPQWKEGQRVGVGWLGSYCGHCESCRRGSFVTCANQKITGITMDGGYEDYVLVPFEGLALIPNEISPAEAGPLVCAGITTFNSLRNSGARGGDTVAVLGIGGLGHLGVQFAAKMGFRTIAIARGKDKEPLAKELGAQHYIDSAATDPAAELQKLGGARIILATATNAQAMAATMGGLSLDGRLIVLGADFTPMQLNTVSFIGKRSGLYGWPSGSSIDSEDTMRFSAMTGVRPMIETFPLEKAQEAYDRMMSNKARFRVVITTGN